One window of Cryptobacterium curtum DSM 15641 genomic DNA carries:
- the rplE gene encoding 50S ribosomal protein L5: MTPRLKERYQSEIVPKLASDLSLTNVNQVPRLEKIVVNMGVGAAAGDSKLLDAAISDMRVITGQQPMITRAKKSIAGFHVREGQAIGCKVTLRGDRMWEFLDRLLATALPRVRDFRGISPKSFDSHGNYTLGITEQLIFPEIDYDKIDRTRGMDITFVTTAEDDATAKALFDALGFPFTD; the protein is encoded by the coding sequence ATGACTCCTCGTTTGAAAGAAAGGTACCAGAGCGAAATTGTGCCGAAGCTGGCATCTGATCTGTCTTTGACTAATGTCAATCAGGTACCGCGTCTTGAAAAGATCGTAGTAAACATGGGTGTTGGTGCTGCAGCTGGCGACTCGAAGTTGCTCGATGCTGCTATCTCTGACATGCGTGTTATTACCGGTCAGCAGCCTATGATCACACGTGCTAAGAAATCCATCGCTGGTTTTCATGTGCGTGAAGGACAGGCTATTGGCTGTAAGGTAACCCTGCGTGGCGACCGTATGTGGGAATTCCTCGATCGCTTGCTTGCAACAGCCTTGCCACGCGTTCGCGACTTTCGCGGTATTTCGCCCAAGAGTTTTGACTCTCATGGGAATTACACGCTGGGTATTACCGAGCAGCTGATCTTTCCCGAGATCGACTACGATAAAATCGACCGCACCCGCGGTATGGATATTACCTTCGTTACTACTGCTGAAGATGACGCGACTGCCAAGGCTCTCTTCGACGCCTTGGGTTTCCCGTTTACGGATTAA
- the rplX gene encoding 50S ribosomal protein L24, translating into MTTMNIKKGDKVKVLAGKDKGVESTVIRSLPQRNRVVVEKVGMVTKAQRPTQANPQGGLSHIEAPIHVSNVALVCPKCGKATRFSIKREDGKKIRVCKKCGADID; encoded by the coding sequence ATGACCACAATGAATATCAAAAAGGGCGATAAGGTCAAGGTTCTTGCCGGCAAGGACAAGGGCGTTGAATCAACTGTCATCCGCTCGCTCCCTCAGCGCAATCGCGTCGTGGTAGAAAAGGTTGGCATGGTCACAAAGGCCCAGCGTCCAACGCAGGCTAACCCGCAGGGTGGCTTAAGTCACATTGAAGCACCTATCCACGTGTCGAACGTGGCACTTGTGTGCCCCAAATGTGGCAAGGCAACACGCTTTAGCATCAAGCGCGAAGACGGTAAAAAGATTCGCGTTTGCAAAAAGTGCGGCGCTGATATCGATTAG
- the rplN gene encoding 50S ribosomal protein L14 produces the protein MIQMQTMLAVADNSGARKVQCIKVLGGSKRRYAGLGDVIICSVKEAIPNGQVKKGEVVRCVVVRQKKEVRRSDGSYIRFDQNACVLIDASGAPRGTRIFGPVARELRDKKYMKIVSLAPETL, from the coding sequence ATGATTCAGATGCAAACCATGCTCGCAGTGGCCGATAACTCCGGCGCTCGCAAGGTGCAGTGCATCAAGGTTCTGGGTGGCTCAAAGCGCCGCTATGCAGGCCTTGGTGATGTCATCATCTGTAGCGTTAAGGAAGCTATCCCCAACGGCCAGGTGAAGAAGGGCGAAGTTGTCCGATGCGTGGTAGTCCGCCAGAAGAAGGAAGTACGCCGTTCTGACGGTAGCTACATCCGCTTCGACCAAAACGCCTGCGTCCTTATCGACGCATCAGGCGCACCGCGCGGCACGCGTATTTTCGGGCCGGTCGCTCGCGAACTGCGTGACAAAAAGTACATGAAAATCGTGTCTCTGGCACCTGAGACGCTGTAA
- the rpsQ gene encoding 30S ribosomal protein S17: MSEERNSRKVRQGLVVSISGDKTCVVEVKERKPHRVYGKMMTTTKKFHTHDENNEAGLGDTVRIMETRPLSKMKHWRLIEIVEKAK, encoded by the coding sequence ATGAGTGAAGAACGAAACTCTCGCAAAGTTCGCCAGGGCCTCGTGGTGAGCATTTCTGGCGATAAGACGTGCGTCGTTGAAGTCAAAGAGCGTAAACCGCATCGTGTCTACGGCAAGATGATGACGACCACGAAGAAGTTCCATACACACGACGAGAACAATGAAGCCGGTCTTGGCGACACGGTCCGCATCATGGAGACGCGGCCGCTGTCAAAGATGAAGCACTGGCGTCTTATTGAGATCGTGGAGAAGGCCAAGTAG
- the rpmC gene encoding 50S ribosomal protein L29 gives MKASEIRELSADDLQVKLKEARAELFNLRFQMATSQLDNTSRVKQVKKDIARILTEMRARELSA, from the coding sequence ATGAAGGCAAGTGAGATCCGTGAGCTCTCTGCTGACGATTTGCAGGTTAAGCTGAAGGAAGCTCGTGCCGAGCTGTTCAACCTCCGCTTTCAGATGGCCACCAGCCAGCTGGATAACACCTCGCGCGTTAAGCAGGTAAAGAAAGACATCGCACGCATCCTTACCGAGATGCGCGCCCGTGAGCTCTCCGCTTAA
- the rplP gene encoding 50S ribosomal protein L16, whose protein sequence is MLVPKRVKHRKVQRGSMKGRAKGGTRLNHGEWGIQALEAHWITNRQIEAARVAITRQMKRGGHVWITIFPDKPITSKPAETRMGSGKGNPEGWVAVVKPGRIMFEIGGVDEATAKEACRLAINKLPIKCKIVTRETEGQK, encoded by the coding sequence ATGCTCGTACCTAAGCGTGTTAAGCACCGCAAGGTGCAGCGCGGCTCTATGAAGGGTCGTGCCAAGGGTGGCACACGGCTCAATCATGGCGAATGGGGTATCCAGGCTCTTGAAGCTCATTGGATTACAAACCGCCAGATCGAAGCAGCCCGTGTTGCTATTACCCGTCAAATGAAGCGTGGCGGCCACGTGTGGATCACCATCTTCCCTGATAAACCAATCACGAGCAAGCCGGCTGAAACTCGTATGGGTTCAGGTAAAGGTAACCCTGAAGGGTGGGTGGCCGTGGTTAAGCCCGGTCGCATCATGTTCGAGATTGGCGGCGTTGACGAGGCGACTGCCAAAGAAGCTTGCCGCCTGGCCATCAACAAGCTGCCGATCAAGTGCAAGATTGTTACCCGCGAAACGGAGGGTCAGAAATAA
- the rpsC gene encoding 30S ribosomal protein S3: MGQKVSPTGFRIGVIENWRSRWYADKDYAKTLENDLAIRRFLDGYLTRAAVSKVEIERAGDKIKVVITTARPGVVIGKKGAEIDTLRKKLSQVADGPISVEVIEIKRPELDANLIAQSVAEQLEGRVAFRRAMRKAVQSARKSGAQGIRIQCAGRLGGAEMSRREWYREGRVPLHTLRAKIDYGFTTANTQMGAIGVQVWVYHGEVLPGQKLPEPALEGTSSRPNRRRNNDRGNK; this comes from the coding sequence ATGGGACAAAAAGTCAGCCCCACCGGCTTCCGTATCGGTGTTATCGAGAACTGGCGTAGCCGTTGGTATGCCGATAAGGACTACGCGAAGACCCTCGAAAACGACTTGGCTATTCGTCGATTCCTTGATGGATATCTCACCCGTGCCGCCGTCTCTAAGGTAGAGATCGAGCGCGCTGGCGACAAGATCAAAGTTGTTATTACGACTGCGCGCCCCGGTGTGGTAATCGGCAAGAAAGGCGCCGAGATCGACACGCTGCGCAAGAAGCTCTCTCAGGTTGCCGACGGTCCGATTAGCGTTGAGGTTATTGAAATCAAGCGTCCTGAGCTTGATGCAAACCTTATTGCTCAGTCCGTTGCCGAGCAGCTTGAAGGCCGTGTGGCATTCCGCCGCGCGATGCGCAAGGCTGTTCAGTCCGCGCGTAAAAGTGGTGCTCAGGGCATCCGTATTCAGTGTGCTGGTCGCCTGGGCGGTGCCGAAATGAGCCGCCGCGAATGGTATCGCGAAGGCCGTGTGCCTCTGCATACCCTGCGTGCCAAGATCGACTATGGCTTCACCACCGCCAACACTCAGATGGGTGCTATTGGTGTGCAGGTGTGGGTCTATCACGGCGAAGTGCTGCCAGGTCAGAAACTTCCTGAGCCTGCACTTGAAGGAACCAGCTCTCGCCCGAACCGTCGTCGCAATAACGATAGGGGGAATAAGTAA
- the rplV gene encoding 50S ribosomal protein L22, with translation MEAKAVARYVRVSPRKARVVVDQIRGKDIVRAREVLAFTTRAIAEDVEKVMNSAVANAEHNHQANPAQLYVKAAYVDEGPTLKRIRPRAKGSAARIRKRTSHITVIVSTREEA, from the coding sequence ATGGAAGCTAAAGCAGTTGCTCGCTATGTGCGCGTCTCTCCTCGTAAGGCGCGTGTCGTTGTCGATCAGATCCGCGGCAAGGATATTGTGCGCGCTCGTGAGGTCCTCGCATTCACGACCCGTGCTATCGCCGAGGATGTCGAAAAGGTTATGAATTCGGCTGTTGCGAATGCCGAACATAATCATCAGGCTAATCCCGCTCAACTCTATGTAAAAGCGGCCTATGTGGACGAGGGTCCAACCCTCAAGCGCATTCGTCCCCGTGCTAAGGGTTCAGCAGCTCGCATCCGCAAGCGTACGAGTCATATCACCGTTATCGTTTCTACCCGAGAGGAGGCATAA
- the rpsS gene encoding 30S ribosomal protein S19, producing the protein MSRSLKKGPFVEPRLLSRIDAMNEAGTKDVVKTWSRSSTIFPEMVGHTIAVHDGRKHVPVYITESMVGHKLGEFAPTRTFRGHAKK; encoded by the coding sequence GTGAGCAGAAGTTTGAAAAAAGGCCCCTTTGTGGAGCCCCGCCTTCTCAGCCGCATCGATGCGATGAACGAGGCTGGTACGAAGGATGTTGTGAAGACCTGGTCTCGTTCGAGCACCATCTTCCCCGAGATGGTAGGGCATACCATCGCTGTACACGATGGACGCAAGCATGTGCCGGTATACATTACCGAGTCTATGGTTGGTCACAAGCTTGGTGAATTTGCGCCAACCCGCACATTCCGCGGTCACGCCAAGAAATAA
- the rplB gene encoding 50S ribosomal protein L2, with translation MGVKQFKPTSPGRRFQTVSDFAEITCDKPEKSLLRPLPKKAGRNNYGRITTRHQGGGAKRRYRIIDFKRNKDGVPAKVATIEYDPNRSARIALLHYADGEKRYILQPRDLKVGDTVLSGADADIKPGNALPLSAIPVGTLIHAVELQPGRGAALARSAGTSIQLMGKEGKYAILRMPSSEMRRVLLTCRATVGEVGNADHSNIKIGKAGRNRWAGIRPTVRGTVMNPVDHPHGGGEGKNKTSGRHPVSPWGVPTKGHRTRNPKKASSRLIIRRRKK, from the coding sequence ATGGGAGTCAAGCAGTTCAAGCCGACTAGTCCCGGTCGTCGCTTCCAGACGGTTTCCGATTTTGCGGAAATCACCTGCGACAAGCCGGAAAAGTCGCTGTTGAGACCGCTGCCTAAAAAGGCCGGTCGCAACAACTATGGTCGCATTACCACCCGCCATCAGGGCGGCGGGGCGAAGCGCCGTTACCGCATTATTGATTTCAAACGCAACAAAGATGGCGTTCCTGCCAAAGTTGCAACAATCGAATACGATCCAAACCGCAGTGCTCGTATTGCGCTGCTGCACTATGCCGATGGCGAGAAGCGCTACATCTTACAGCCGCGCGATCTCAAGGTGGGCGACACGGTGCTCTCTGGCGCTGATGCCGACATCAAGCCCGGCAATGCTCTGCCGCTTTCGGCTATTCCCGTTGGTACACTTATTCATGCGGTTGAACTACAGCCGGGCCGCGGTGCTGCTTTGGCACGTTCAGCGGGTACCAGCATTCAGCTTATGGGTAAAGAAGGCAAGTACGCTATCCTGCGTATGCCCTCATCCGAAATGCGTCGCGTGCTGCTTACCTGTCGCGCAACTGTTGGTGAAGTAGGCAACGCCGATCATTCCAACATCAAAATTGGTAAAGCTGGCCGCAATCGCTGGGCTGGCATTCGCCCGACTGTCCGCGGTACTGTTATGAACCCGGTCGACCATCCTCATGGCGGTGGCGAAGGCAAGAACAAGACTTCTGGTCGTCATCCTGTGTCCCCCTGGGGTGTTCCCACGAAGGGTCATCGTACGCGCAACCCGAAGAAGGCTTCGAGTCGCCTGATCATCCGTCGTCGCAAGAAGTAG
- a CDS encoding UDP-N-acetylglucosamine--LPS N-acetylglucosamine transferase: protein MDTASPAQSRLTDVADETNTPLPVAIFGASGNQTISPEELGRAHLAAFNALEKQLGHRWRCTESNTKQPDAATDNATTSCTITPSGTATAPTASNAAALSSTATGSVVIQPTSTATSSTTALSAGIPLRKAAYPVVLVLHASVGSGHRSAAVAIAQALEEIRQMQTDNTAESETDAVQSPSLPSNCRIVVIDILAWGAHVFDGNKYATGFTGSTRPIYDLIWRYTFTGRALWGQGTFLNYLLWSKFTRYLAYINPLAVVATHIMGANMAAGGRIINRQSFPLICVPTDYETEGLWPHRAADCFCVGTESMAETLRARKVDEARIALTGIPTRLDFCRTYDTDTARNRLGLPRDKKLILALAGATLPQPYVNLRRILNATLPVFAAHPDFHLVMVCGRDSTYADGVRSLCRALHLSNVTVMEYVEGMAELMASSNLIITKSGGLTVTECLCASTPMILVGRAYGQEKANVNMLTSNGAAMHVTTSRELIDVLNSIDAHPERIAGMVMNANLLRLPNAALDVARKTAALAKAPAKNRLGHIPRRPGPLALFSFYWGDKPAHIR, encoded by the coding sequence ATGGATACCGCTTCACCCGCACAATCGCGCCTCACCGATGTCGCGGATGAGACGAACACCCCCTTACCTGTTGCTATCTTTGGTGCGTCAGGAAATCAAACGATTTCACCTGAAGAACTGGGTCGCGCACATCTTGCTGCCTTCAATGCGCTTGAAAAACAGCTAGGGCACCGATGGCGCTGCACCGAATCAAATACCAAACAGCCAGATGCAGCGACAGATAATGCAACAACATCGTGCACCATAACGCCATCAGGAACTGCAACAGCACCAACAGCATCAAATGCAGCTGCACTATCATCGACGGCGACAGGATCGGTTGTTATCCAGCCAACATCAACTGCGACATCATCAACGACTGCACTATCAGCAGGCATACCTCTGCGTAAAGCGGCATACCCAGTAGTTCTTGTTCTGCATGCGTCAGTTGGCTCGGGACATCGCAGCGCCGCGGTCGCCATTGCCCAAGCACTTGAAGAAATCCGTCAGATGCAAACCGACAATACGGCTGAGAGCGAGACAGATGCCGTACAATCGCCTTCGCTACCGTCAAATTGCCGCATCGTGGTTATTGACATACTGGCTTGGGGTGCGCACGTCTTCGACGGCAATAAATATGCAACGGGTTTTACCGGGTCAACTCGTCCTATCTATGACTTAATCTGGCGCTACACCTTTACTGGACGTGCGCTGTGGGGTCAGGGTACTTTTCTCAACTATCTTCTTTGGAGCAAGTTTACCCGTTACCTCGCCTATATCAATCCACTCGCTGTTGTCGCAACACATATTATGGGTGCCAATATGGCAGCTGGTGGACGCATTATTAACCGACAAAGTTTCCCCCTTATCTGCGTGCCTACCGACTACGAAACTGAGGGTCTTTGGCCTCACCGCGCTGCTGACTGCTTCTGTGTGGGCACTGAATCGATGGCTGAAACGCTGCGTGCACGCAAGGTAGACGAAGCGCGTATCGCCCTTACTGGCATTCCAACGCGTCTCGACTTTTGTCGCACCTATGACACCGACACCGCACGCAATCGGCTGGGGCTTCCTCGCGATAAAAAACTCATACTCGCCTTGGCAGGCGCTACCCTCCCCCAACCGTATGTCAATCTGCGTCGTATTCTCAATGCAACCCTTCCGGTGTTTGCTGCCCACCCTGATTTTCACCTGGTAATGGTCTGTGGACGCGATAGCACCTATGCTGACGGGGTGCGCTCGCTGTGTCGCGCGCTGCACCTGTCGAATGTCACCGTTATGGAATATGTTGAAGGCATGGCAGAGCTCATGGCTTCAAGCAACTTAATTATCACCAAGTCAGGTGGGCTAACTGTGACAGAATGTCTCTGCGCGAGCACGCCGATGATACTTGTTGGTCGTGCCTATGGACAGGAAAAAGCTAACGTTAATATGCTCACCAGTAACGGTGCTGCCATGCATGTAACTACCTCGCGCGAGCTTATCGATGTGCTAAATTCCATCGACGCTCACCCTGAACGTATTGCCGGTATGGTCATGAATGCCAATTTGCTGCGCTTGCCGAATGCGGCGCTTGATGTGGCACGTAAAACCGCAGCGCTCGCAAAAGCCCCCGCCAAAAATCGCCTGGGACATATCCCCCGCCGTCCCGGCCCACTAGCTCTCTTCTCGTTTTATTGGGGCGATAAGCCAGCACATATTCGCTAG
- a CDS encoding FAD-binding protein, translating into MDDTKPRAGISRRDLFKLGGIAAVGAASASALSGCSSPKSAADKTADIKTTSSAPKGYMCSSDWLGEAPETANPSQTFDCDVLVAGGGHAGIQAALAAAEGGASVIVIETVAEANRKVKGEDIGHVNSQWLINQGFGPYDVGEVTAEFVKRTNGRGNAEIIRKFVANSGEMFDHTANMITWPNDRIKVTETADPAISPMDPSQLIVQVPGIAADGPVTYPMVRGGYKSWAAVAQFMGPIQHETFNGVAAFSRLDEFQQFAILAGQDLGVDWHFETTAVKLTQDSSGKVNGLIAKKGDGSIVQYNTKIGVILCTGDYAANGEMVWNLNTEISEWAARAGKGPDDVKGFSTSDGTGHKMACWVGGMMEPSPRPVMSMGGGGGGPWGTSAYLWVNADGKRYMNEAQTLAAWPMSLQQPKGPITTITDAKWYETMKNASLDHGAPNYGRPVYYEELKEDMANVPVGDPNGGTCRTCTIAERMASTVYAANTLEELCDLIGYEGDAKKNLLKTVEDYNKLCAAGEDTQYGKDPIFMQAVDTPPFYASSSMNDRSASAGLVTLAGVVCNEDLEVVDTDNKPIGGLWAAGNCLGGRYGTGYATPFAGNSIGMAMTHGRVAGKLATGQEVL; encoded by the coding sequence ATGGACGACACAAAGCCACGCGCGGGTATTTCGCGTCGCGACCTATTCAAGCTAGGCGGTATTGCAGCAGTTGGTGCTGCATCTGCAAGCGCACTGTCAGGTTGCTCCTCTCCCAAGTCAGCTGCCGATAAGACCGCCGACATAAAGACGACAAGTTCAGCACCAAAGGGTTATATGTGCTCGAGTGACTGGCTGGGCGAAGCACCTGAGACAGCGAATCCATCCCAAACATTTGACTGCGATGTACTTGTTGCAGGTGGTGGCCATGCTGGTATCCAGGCAGCACTGGCTGCGGCTGAAGGCGGCGCAAGCGTTATCGTTATTGAAACGGTGGCGGAAGCAAATCGCAAGGTAAAGGGCGAAGACATTGGCCATGTCAACAGCCAATGGCTTATTAATCAGGGCTTCGGTCCTTATGATGTAGGTGAGGTAACCGCTGAGTTTGTTAAACGTACGAACGGACGTGGCAATGCCGAGATTATTCGTAAGTTCGTGGCGAATTCTGGTGAGATGTTTGACCATACTGCCAATATGATCACCTGGCCAAACGACCGTATTAAGGTAACAGAAACAGCTGATCCGGCTATTTCTCCCATGGATCCATCACAGCTGATTGTTCAGGTGCCGGGTATCGCAGCGGATGGACCAGTAACCTATCCTATGGTGCGTGGCGGTTACAAAAGCTGGGCTGCAGTTGCGCAGTTTATGGGACCCATTCAGCATGAAACATTCAACGGCGTTGCTGCATTTAGCCGTCTCGATGAATTCCAGCAGTTTGCTATTCTTGCTGGTCAGGATCTTGGTGTCGATTGGCACTTCGAAACCACGGCGGTCAAGCTGACACAGGATTCATCGGGCAAGGTTAATGGCCTTATTGCCAAGAAGGGTGATGGCTCAATTGTTCAATACAACACCAAGATTGGCGTCATTCTGTGCACTGGTGACTATGCCGCTAATGGCGAAATGGTTTGGAATCTCAATACCGAGATTTCAGAATGGGCTGCGCGTGCTGGCAAAGGGCCTGATGATGTCAAGGGCTTTTCCACAAGCGATGGCACCGGTCATAAGATGGCGTGCTGGGTTGGTGGCATGATGGAACCTTCACCGCGTCCGGTTATGAGCATGGGTGGCGGTGGTGGCGGCCCCTGGGGTACGAGTGCGTATCTGTGGGTTAATGCTGACGGCAAGCGGTACATGAACGAAGCGCAAACGCTGGCGGCGTGGCCGATGAGCCTTCAGCAGCCAAAGGGTCCCATTACCACTATCACGGACGCAAAGTGGTATGAAACCATGAAGAATGCTTCGCTCGACCACGGTGCACCAAACTATGGTCGCCCGGTTTACTACGAAGAGCTCAAAGAAGATATGGCTAACGTGCCAGTGGGCGATCCAAACGGTGGCACGTGCCGTACCTGCACAATTGCCGAACGTATGGCATCGACTGTATATGCTGCTAATACGCTTGAAGAATTGTGTGATCTCATTGGCTACGAGGGCGACGCCAAGAAGAACCTTCTGAAGACCGTTGAGGATTACAACAAACTTTGCGCAGCTGGCGAGGACACCCAGTACGGCAAAGATCCCATTTTCATGCAAGCGGTCGACACCCCGCCGTTTTACGCTTCTTCAAGCATGAACGACCGTTCTGCATCAGCAGGTTTGGTAACGTTGGCAGGCGTGGTATGCAATGAAGACCTTGAAGTTGTCGATACGGACAATAAGCCTATCGGTGGTCTCTGGGCTGCTGGTAACTGCCTTGGTGGACGGTATGGTACCGGTTATGCTACACCATTTGCGGGCAACTCTATCGGTATGGCTATGACGCATGGTCGTGTTGCTGGCAAGCTTGCTACTGGTCAGGAAGTCTTGTAA
- the rplW gene encoding 50S ribosomal protein L23, translated as MKDPREVIIRPVISERSYDKMSENVYTFEVAKSANKVEIAQAVEAIFDVKVKKVNTLNVKPKPKRVRFHMGKTRSWKKAMVTLAEGDSIELFAAN; from the coding sequence ATGAAAGATCCCCGCGAGGTTATTATTCGCCCGGTTATCTCTGAGCGCAGCTACGATAAGATGAGCGAGAATGTATACACCTTTGAAGTGGCTAAATCAGCAAATAAGGTAGAGATCGCTCAGGCTGTTGAAGCTATCTTTGATGTCAAGGTCAAGAAGGTCAACACGCTCAATGTAAAGCCGAAGCCAAAGCGCGTTCGTTTCCACATGGGTAAAACCCGTTCTTGGAAAAAAGCCATGGTTACCCTGGCTGAAGGCGATAGCATCGAGCTGTTTGCTGCCAACTAA
- the rplD gene encoding 50S ribosomal protein L4, protein MANIEVKDVSGKKVEVRDLNAGVFGIEPNVHVMHQVVRAQRASWRQGTHDTLTRGQVRGGGKKPWRQKGTGRARQGSIRSPQWRGGGTVFGPHPRSYAFRVNNKEVKLAMRSALSAKLADGELFVVDSFGFEEPKTKSAAAALKALGITGRTTLVIGNEDVNTYLAFRNLPNVEVIPVMAGNTYDFVNNKALIFTAEALSRIEEVLA, encoded by the coding sequence ATGGCAAATATCGAAGTGAAGGACGTCAGCGGTAAGAAGGTCGAAGTACGCGACCTCAACGCCGGCGTATTCGGCATCGAGCCGAATGTTCACGTGATGCACCAGGTAGTCCGTGCTCAGCGCGCATCATGGCGCCAGGGCACTCACGACACGCTGACACGTGGCCAGGTTCGGGGCGGCGGCAAAAAGCCGTGGCGTCAGAAGGGCACCGGTCGTGCCCGCCAGGGTTCCATCCGTTCTCCTCAGTGGCGTGGCGGTGGCACCGTGTTCGGTCCACATCCTCGTTCATACGCTTTCCGCGTGAACAACAAAGAGGTCAAGCTTGCTATGCGCTCTGCGCTGTCTGCTAAGCTGGCCGATGGCGAGCTGTTTGTGGTTGATTCATTTGGCTTTGAAGAGCCGAAGACCAAGTCTGCTGCAGCGGCACTGAAGGCGCTGGGAATAACGGGTCGCACAACGCTGGTTATTGGTAACGAAGATGTGAACACCTATCTGGCGTTCCGCAACCTGCCCAATGTTGAGGTTATTCCCGTTATGGCTGGCAATACCTATGATTTTGTTAATAATAAGGCACTCATCTTTACCGCTGAGGCCCTTTCCCGCATCGAGGAGGTGCTCGCTTAA
- the rplC gene encoding 50S ribosomal protein L3: MINAIYGTKLGMTQIFSEDDEVVPVTVIQAAPNTICQLKTKETDGYEAVQLGFGAIKPQKVNRPMGGHFAKQGVDPVRHLREVRVEDASAHSLGEKVTVSLFADAKKVDVTATSKGKGFAGVMRRYNFRGGPGGHGAHFHRAPGSVGMCATPSRVFKGLRLPGHMGVDTVTVKNLDVVRIDEEQNLILVKGAVPGGKNAMVRVRLA; the protein is encoded by the coding sequence ATGATCAACGCTATCTATGGAACCAAGCTGGGCATGACCCAGATATTCTCCGAAGACGATGAAGTGGTTCCCGTCACCGTCATTCAAGCTGCGCCGAACACCATCTGCCAGCTGAAGACGAAGGAGACCGACGGCTACGAAGCCGTTCAGCTCGGCTTCGGCGCGATCAAGCCCCAAAAGGTAAACCGCCCTATGGGTGGCCACTTTGCCAAGCAGGGTGTTGACCCCGTTCGTCATCTGCGCGAAGTGCGTGTTGAGGATGCCTCTGCGCACAGCCTGGGCGAAAAGGTAACCGTTTCCCTCTTTGCTGATGCAAAGAAAGTTGACGTTACCGCTACGTCTAAGGGTAAAGGCTTTGCCGGTGTTATGCGTCGTTACAACTTCCGCGGTGGCCCAGGTGGCCATGGTGCGCACTTCCATCGTGCACCGGGTTCCGTGGGCATGTGCGCGACACCGTCGCGTGTGTTCAAGGGTCTGCGTCTGCCCGGTCACATGGGTGTTGACACGGTAACCGTGAAGAACCTCGACGTGGTCAGAATCGACGAAGAGCAGAACCTTATTTTGGTCAAGGGTGCGGTGCCCGGTGGCAAGAATGCCATGGTCCGCGTGCGCCTGGCCTAG
- the rpsJ gene encoding 30S ribosomal protein S10 translates to MANQKIRIRLKGYDHEIVDQSTKLIVDTAQKTGAKVSGPIPLPTERNLYCVVKGPHVDKDSREQFEMRTHKRLIDILEPTPNTVDSLMRLDLPAGVDIEIKL, encoded by the coding sequence GTGGCTAATCAGAAGATTCGCATCCGCCTGAAGGGCTATGACCATGAGATTGTGGACCAGTCCACGAAGCTCATTGTTGACACTGCCCAGAAGACTGGTGCTAAGGTATCCGGCCCCATTCCCCTGCCGACCGAGCGCAATCTGTATTGCGTCGTCAAGGGCCCGCATGTGGATAAGGACTCGCGCGAACAGTTCGAGATGCGCACCCATAAGCGCTTGATCGACATTCTTGAACCCACCCCTAATACGGTGGACTCCCTTATGCGTCTGGACCTTCCCGCCGGCGTCGATATTGAGATCAAGCTGTAG